The following proteins are co-located in the Mobula hypostoma chromosome 4, sMobHyp1.1, whole genome shotgun sequence genome:
- the LOC134345363 gene encoding SPRY domain-containing SOCS box protein 1-like isoform X3, translated as MGQKISGNIKSVDVREPAYRPVKRELRGPDFCKPTRLDMLLDMPSASREVQLKHAWNNEDRSLNIFVKEDDKVTFHRHPVAQSTDCIRGKVGYTRGLHVWQIHWPTRQRGTHAVVGVATSEAPLHSVGYTSLVGSNNESWGWDLGRNKLYHNSKNQPASTYPVFLEPDESFVLPDSFLVVLDMDEGTLSFIVDGQYLGVAFRGLKGKKLYPIVSAVWGHCEITMRYINGLDRRFRKANIRKAGDTCILLK; from the coding sequence ATGGGCCAAAAAATCTCAGGGAATATAAAGTCTGTGGATGTAAGGGAACCAGCCTACAGACCTGTTAAGCGAGAATTACGAGGTCCTGACTTTTGCAAACCAACTCGGCTTGATATGCTACTGGACATGCCATCAGCTTCTCGAGAAGTTCAGCTCAAGCATGCCTGGAATAATGAAGACCGTTCCCTGAATATTTTTGTAAAAGAAGATGACAAGGTAACCTTTCACAGACATCCAGTTGCCCAAAGCACAGACTGTATTCGAGGTAAAGTAGGGTATACTCGAGGCCTTCACGTCTGGCAGATTCACTGGCCCACTAGACAACGAGGAACACATGCAGTTGTTGGAGTGGCGACTTCAGAAGCTCCATTGCATTCTGTGGGATACACCTCCTTAGTTGGCAGCAATAATGAATCGTGGGGCTGGGATCTGGGTCGCAACAAACTGTATCACAACAGTAAAAATCAACCAGCATCAACTTACCCGGTGTTTCTGGAGCCAGATGAATCTTTTGTTCTGCCAGATAGTTTCTTGGTGGTTTTGGACATGGATGAAGGAACATTGAGTTTCATAGTGGATGGACAGTATCTAGGTGTGGCCTTCAGAGGACTAAAAGGGAAAAAACTGTACCCAATAGTCAGTGCAGTCTGGGGGCACTGCGAGATAACAATGAGGTACATCAATGGACTAGACC